GCTTACCGGCGTCATCACCTGGGCACAGCTTCGGCTGAAGCCCATCGTGAGCCGCATGATCGACTACGAGGGCATTCAGTTTCACGGCATCGACGAGTTCCTCGCTATCAAAAAGCAGTACGCCAACGTGGAGTACACCGTCTCCTGGCTTGACTGTGTGTCCACGGGGAAGAACTTTGCGCGCGGCGTCTTCATGCTCGGCGACCACTCGAAGGACCCCGGTGAGTTGAAGCCCTCTGGCAAGCCCAAGCTGACCTTCCCCATGGACGCCCCGGGCTTTCTGCTGAATAAGCTGACGATCTCGGCGTTCAACACGGCGTTCTTCCATAAGCAGATGAAGAAGCACGTCATCACGAAGCAGGACTACGAGCCGTTCTTCTACCCGCTCGACGCGGTACACAAGTGGAACCGCATGTATGGCAAGCGTGGGCTCGTACAGTTCCAGTTCGCACTGCCGTGGGAGACCAGCAAGGAAGGCACGATCGCCATGCTGCAGGAGATTACCAAGAGCGGCCTGGCGAGCTTTCTCGCCGTGCTCAAAACCTTCGGGGACGTGCCCTCACTCGGCATGATGAGCTTCCCGATGCCCGGCTTCATGTTTGCGCTCGACTTTCCGATCAAGGACATCACCTTCCCGCTGATGCAGCGACTCGGTGATATGACGAAGGACTTCGGAGGCCGGCTCTACCCCGCGAAGGACGCCTGCATGACCGCTGACCAGTTTCAGACGTACTACCCGCAGTGGGAGCGCTTTGCTCGGTACAAAGACCCTGCGATCACTTCTAGCTTCTGGGAACGCGTGACCGGACCGAA
This genomic interval from Acidobacteriaceae bacterium contains the following:
- a CDS encoding FAD-binding oxidoreductase produces the protein MPDNSSQEPLLATRNTADEPFAGTPPFESWGRYPRYNATVKPLHWQSDFPRAIDGVHTGALAVGMGRSYGDVGLLKDGTLLHTVSMNRLLMWDPQTGVLTAEAGITLAQILDFAVPRGFFLPVTPGTKYVTLGGAIANDVHGKNHEAAGSFGNHVPKFELVRSDGTHVLCSPTENPDMFAATIGGMGLTGVITWAQLRLKPIVSRMIDYEGIQFHGIDEFLAIKKQYANVEYTVSWLDCVSTGKNFARGVFMLGDHSKDPGELKPSGKPKLTFPMDAPGFLLNKLTISAFNTAFFHKQMKKHVITKQDYEPFFYPLDAVHKWNRMYGKRGLVQFQFALPWETSKEGTIAMLQEITKSGLASFLAVLKTFGDVPSLGMMSFPMPGFMFALDFPIKDITFPLMQRLGDMTKDFGGRLYPAKDACMTADQFQTYYPQWERFARYKDPAITSSFWERVTGPNGGAR